Proteins from one Triticum aestivum cultivar Chinese Spring chromosome 7A, IWGSC CS RefSeq v2.1, whole genome shotgun sequence genomic window:
- the LOC123151642 gene encoding TRAF3-interacting protein 1 gives MRRIWRACSIALRHTMSRCFPFPPPGYEAKPRSEHKDLLKKENHKAKKHKKEKTDGGKRERKEKDRAYRKDKHKKKHKREKHKDRREKKERDKDKRQNLELGTQKKDDLDNRRPKQTVHNEAVKYSKHKDELATQITGQEGHANRTRSNTGKLLPRSIESFGVVGSKEKERTSFSRVNGKSRQIAQHNHASEKGKNKTGILSGTSLQLGSAEKRSTRIHGSSGVGLQQDSSKGIFVTTTASQQKCRITPSANAAQRTEQVDQHPDGSSHSAYGKSDSVSTKWMAENKNGNADNFHFGMDKQSARGKSGADQGIAKIKEAKANHQKSVKDGDKRHGVNQKVVKDTDRDCNVRKRKAKDGNEGKTREKRSAIDEQKHRELDGDGASKNYIHDLMDLAHLNGNKFTSDDFKKRKGLNANSSLHDHQSMPMTKMPRTSPANHLCVNGEMLKHSQGTAPTLPVGTNPREAGMLEDSKECIKNGMTGLLNLEEHNSAVSPSSYGSSEVSLTPAHPDTKYLSHVYSVPAADDPSEYIDQDWLFSGDRVHQKTTMLEAAKAPQVWAEAQLIDSADVVALPYVVPL, from the exons GAAAATCACAAGGCAAAGAAGCACAAAAAGGAAAAGACGGATGGGggcaaaagagaaagaaaagaaaaggatcgTGCTTATAGGAAAGATAAGCACAAGAAGAAACACAAAAGAGAGAAGCACAAAGATAGGAGAGAGAAGAAAGAAAGAGATAAAGACAAAAGACAAAATTTGGAACTGGGAACCCAGAAGAAGGATGATCTTGACAATAGAAGACCCAAACAGACAGTGCATAATGAAGCAGTCAAATATAGCAAACATAAAGATGAGTTGGCTACCCAGATCACAGGCCAAGAAGGTCATGCAAACCGCACCAGGAGTAATACTGGCAAGTTGCTTCCTCGAAGCATCGAGTCCTTTGGTGTTGTAGGTTCTAAAGAGAAGGAACGAACTTCTTTCAGTAGAGTGAATGGGAAATCCAGGCAAATTGCTCAGCACAATCATGCCAGTGAAAAGGGAAAGAATAAAACTGGAATCTTGAGTGGTACCAGCCTTCAACTTGGGTCAGCTGAAAAACGTTCTACCAGAATACATGGTAGTAGTGGAGTGGGCCTGCAACAGGATAGCTCTAAAGGTATATTTGTTACTACCACAGCCTCTCAACAGAAGTGCAGAATTACGCCAAGTGCAAATGCTGCGCAGAGAACTGAACAAGTGGACCAACATCCAGATGGTTCTTCTCATTCTGCATATGGAAAAAGTGACAGCGTGAGCACCAAGTGGATGGCAGAGAATAAAAATGGGAATGCCGACAATTTTCATTTCGGGATGGATAAGCAATCGGCAAGAGGCAAAAGTGGAGCAGATCAAGGGATTGCAAAGATTAAGGAGGCAAAAGCTAATCATCAGAAGAGTGTTAAAGATGGAGATAAAAGGCATGGTGTAAATCAGAAGGTTGTTAAAGACACAGATAGAGATTGCAATGTAAGGAAAAGAAAGGCTAAAGATGGTAATGAAGGCAAAACCAGGGAGAAAAGAAGTGCTATAGATGAACAGAAACACAGAGAGCTTGACGGAGATGGGGCAAGCAAGAACTATATTCATGATCTAATGGACTTGGCTCATCTTAATGGGAACAAGTTCACTTCTGATGATTTCAAGAAAAGGAAAGGCTTAAACGCTAACAGTTCTCTacatg ATCATCAAAGTATGCCAATGACTAAGATGCCaaggacgtctcctgccaatcatCTTTGTGTGAATGGGGAAATGTTGAAGCATTCTCAAGGAACTGCGCCTACATTACCAGTGGGCACAAACCCTCGTGAGGCAGGCATGCTTGAAGATAGCAAGGAATGCATCAAAAATGGCATGACCGGCCTCCTCAACCTAGAGGAACACAATTCTGCAGTCTCTCCATCCAGCTATGGCAGCAGTGAAGTCTCTCTGACGCCAGCTCACCCTGATACCAAGTATCTGAGCCATGTGTACTCCGTACCAGCGGCCGACGACCCCTCAGAGTACATTGATCAAGACTGGCTGTTTTCGGGAGACCGTGTTCaccagaaaacaacgatgcttgagGCCGCAAAAGCACCCCAGGTCTGGGCTGAAGCACAGCTGATCGATTCTGCTGATGTAGTTGCTCTGCCTTATGTTGTTCCTTTGTAA